A genomic stretch from Psilocybe cubensis strain MGC-MH-2018 chromosome 1, whole genome shotgun sequence includes:
- a CDS encoding MutS protein-like protein 1 (MutS protein homolog 1) produces the protein MVLTRLSGQLACTRQYNCLTLTRRAYVTLKISESGGSQPSSKHNETSSASPLPKRSQKTKVKFSDLPDVYVAPSGISASPLISCIQKIESDDKVSVDNAAKPTRKRRSVKSQPPLEVADEDVESKLPEKVSKASKVAKPTTFLYRQIVSNLKQFPHCLLLTRIGQFYEVPLPINPSFNTCLPSPKSYFDQAVEISHLLNIKLTSRKWNGERIAMCGFPIIHIDKHLKTLVQQEKRFVALCEEFPLQSDSKFNSKEFERRVTRIVTPGTLIDESFVNPLVNNYLLAISPSPDPDDCTNATETGLAWIDVSTGEFFSKQCKLENVPDELARLAPREVVLEDSLRQKLKHPIFSAFTEGNFLVSYTTPVSSTMDHLYSASSIIETPQSVLDDVSHSSDEVFDPPLRDGEETKESSVLPSQAAIRESIAVNLLTKYLQDNLLEHMPKLDAPLHESAHDRMQIDLHTIQGLEIRESGHEGSSTGSLLSVIKRTTTSGGARLLARWLCSPSTSIPEINARQSLVAFFRSRPHFRMDITNILNEIDDVGRLCQRFLLGRADFGDLASIRNTIHFWSSLKDICAQEKVLEQSESRDSCRLGEWNAMDSLLERLISLESLSEKITNAIIINANVDSNDSLEVIGDIDAPPDSQILTSMSERPESHKSFINPQFSEKLTNLNETLKRLSMDKDKMESDLRLKYDAPSLSLRSASGQGMFIHLSRAKRDKRKLDLDPDFYSIGESLTTKSYIYRGWSELGAAIAETSFAIGQAEREVFEGLSLEVIQHARGLRQNAQVIDELDVAISFAILADEMKFVRPELSNDGCYNVVNGRHASVEMGLLSSGRQFTPNSVSMDPFSNLHIITGPNMAGKSTLLRQTAVIAILAQVGSCVPADYAYISIVDKLFSRIGAKDDLFRDRSTFMVEMLETADILRRATEKSLVIMDEVGRGTTVKDGLAIAFAALHHLATVNKSRCLFATHFHELAEMVGNKNNVCGSGAFHNVRFYCSDVEDAGEGHFTYSYRVRPGINRDSHGLKVARLAGIPSSAMDVATDTLSWLRKNGTGSIQENYNDFLQSAVNSTL, from the exons ATGGTTCTAACGCGTCTTTCTGGCCAACTAGCTTGTACAAGACAGTATAACTGCCTGACTTTAACGCGTCGGGCCTACGTCACCTTAAAAATCTCAGAGTCTGGAGGCTCCCAACCAAGTTCAAAGCACAACGAAACCTCGAGCGCATCACCTTTGCCAAAAAGATCTCAGAAAACTAAAGTCAAGTTCTCGGATCTACCTGATGTATATGTGGCACCTTCAGGGATATCAGCAAGCCCTCTCATATCATGCATTCAGAAAATTGAATCCG ACGACAAGGTTTCCGTAGACAATGCTGCTAAACCTACGCGTAAACGTCGCTCGGTCAAATCTCAACCTC CTCTCGAAGTTGCGGATGAAGATGTCGAATCCAAGCTGCCTGAAAAGGTATCTAAAG CATCGAAAGTTGCCAAACCTACCACCTTTCTCTACAGGCAAATTGTGTCCAATCTGAAACAATTCCCTCATTGTCTACTTCTCACTCGGATTGGCCAATTCTACGAGGTACCTTTGCCCATAAACCCTTCATTTAACACTTGCTTACCTTCACCAAAGTCCTATTTTGACCAAGCTGTCGAGATATCGCATTTATTGAACATCAAGTTGACAAGTAGGAAATGGAACGGAGAACGTATAGCCATGTGCGGCTTCCCGATCATACATATCGACAAGCACCTCAAAACCTTAGTCCAACAAGAAAAACGTTTTGTCGCTCTATGTGAAGAATTCCCCTTACAATCAGACTCGAAATTCAATTCCAAGGAATTTGAACGGAGAGTAACCCGGATTGTTACTCCAGGGACGTTAATTGACGAATCATTCGTCAATCCTCTTGTAAACAACTACCTTCTTGCCATCAGTCCTTCTCCAGACCCGGATGACTGCACTAATGCTACAGAAACCGGGCTCGCTTGGATCGATGTTTCAACGGgggaatttttttcaaaacaaTGCAAACTTGAAAACGTTCCTGACGAACTTGCTCGGTTGGCTCCTCGTGAAGTCGTGCTCGAAGATTCCTTGCGCCAAAAATTAAAACATCCCATATTTTCAGCCTTCACCGAAGGTAACTTTCTTGTATCTTATACTACGCCCGTCTCCTCGACGATGGATCATCTATATTCTGCTTCAAGTATAATCGAAACACCTCAATCTGTGCTTGATGATGTGTCACATTCCTCTGACGAGGTATTTGATCCACCGCTGCGCGATGGAGAAGAAACCAAAGAATCCTCAGTCTTACCCTCGCAAGCTGCTATCCGGGAATCAATTGCAGTCAATCTACTCACAAAATATCTGCAAGATAATCTATTGGAACATATGCCAAAGCTTGATGCCCCATTACATGAAAGTGCTCATGACCGCATGCAAATCGATTTACACACCATTCAAGGCCTGGAGATCCGCGAAAGTGGTCATGAAGGTAGTAGTACGGGAAGTTTGCTGAGTGTCATCaagaggacgacgacgagcggCGGCGCTCGACTATTGGCAAGATGGCTCT GTTCTCCAAGTACATCAATACCGGAAATAAATGCTCGTCAATCACTGGTAGCATTTTTCCGTAGTCGGCCTCATTTCCGCATGGACATCACCAACATCTTGAATGAGATAGACGACGTTGGTCGGTTATGTCAACGATTCCTGTTGGGACGTGCTGATTTTGGCGACCTTGCTTCGATACGCAACACAATCCACTTTTGGTCCTCCCTCAAGGATATATGCGCTCAAGAAAAGGTGCTGGAACAATCCGAGAGTCGTGACTCTTGTCGTCTAGGCGAATGGAATGCTATGGATTCTTTGCTTGAACGGTTGATCAGTCTTGAAAGTCTTTCAGAGAAAATCACAAATGCAATTATCATAAACGCTAATGTCGACTCCAACGACTCGCTGGAAGTGATCGGCGATATCGATGCTCCGCCTGACTCACAGATATTGACATCAATGTCTGAAAGACCTGAATCCCATAAAAGTTTTATAAATCCGCA ATTTTCTGAGAAGTTGACAAATCTGAACGAAACTTTGAAGAGATTATCCATGGATAAAGACAAGATGGAATCCGATCTTCGGCTTAAATATG ATGCTCCTTCTCTCAGTCTTCGGTCAGCATCAGGTCAAGGAATGTTTATACATCTTTCTCGAGCAAAGCGTGACAAAAGAAAGTTGGACCTTGACCCCGATTTCTACAGCATTGGAGAAAGTCTAACAACTAAAAGTTACATCTACAGG GGTTGGTCAGAACTTGGAGCTGCGATAGCGGAAACATCATTTGCTATTGGTCAAGCAGAGAGAGAGGTTTTCGAAGGGCTCAGTCTCGag GTTATACAACATGCGAGGGGGTTGCGACAGAATGCGCAAGTCATTGATGAGTTGGACGTAGCTATTTCATTTGCCATACTAGCGGATGAGATGAAGTTTGTTCGCCCAGAATTATCTAACGA CGGTTGCTACAACGTTGTCAACGGTCGACATGCTTCTGTGGAAATGGGATTGCTTTCCTCAGGACGGCAGTTTACCCCAAATTCAGTGTCCATGGACCCCTTCTCGAATTTGCATATCATTACAGGTCCCAACATGGCCGGAAAATCGACCCTTCTTCGTCAAACTGCAGTCATAGCCATTCTGGCCCAAGTGGGGTCTTGTGTCCCCGCCGACTATGCATACATAAGCATAGTTGACAAGCTTTTCTCTAGAATCGGTGCTAAGGATGATCTGTTCCGTGATCGAAGTACATTCATGGTTGAAATGCTCGAAACGGCCGATATTCTACGCCGAGCTACTGAAAAGAGCCTC GTTATTATGGATGAAGTTGGCAGAGGCACAACAGTAAAAGATGGCTTAGCAATCGCCTTCGCTGCTCTTCACCATTTGGCGACTGTTAACAAAAGTCGTTGTTTATTTGCAACCCACTTCCACGAATTGGCTGAAATGGtaggaaataaaaataacGTATGCGGTTCCGGCGCATTCCACAACGTGCGTTTTTACTGCAGTGACGTTGAAGATGCTGGT GAGGGACATTTCACATACTCCTACAGAGTTCGACCCGGAATCAACCGCGACAGCCACGGTCTTAAGGTTGCGCGTCTTGCAGGAATTCCTTCTTCTGCTATGGATGTTGCCACTGATACATTATCTTGGTTGAGGAAGAACGGAACAGGAAGTATACAAGAAAATTATAATGATTTCCTACAATCTGCTGTGAATTCTACATTGTGA
- a CDS encoding Ino eighty subunit 1, with product MAASRRTSPAPAATQRRVIPIKRADGEPLTRVDIQYDFLQAVFDNTQEVFSDPYAAGTDGKKLTFRELYIKAILNSPKATKALKDKLNESPTFTLDFAMLALLVNVGRVNTTMSFFPEMKTAIRTYHPIPSLQRTNGNMQDAPRIKHILKMSLLAEEATSPPATPADILARCKTGPPPSTSVTNLIFVLAHHTGPIGQAHFNGRIDFLDLFLRPDVSSASRAKAFLWLCYNYLESPSSEDDYDEEPSPNPFADSSKQFSPPSITTLTPEEVEEENQEPPEEVALAQKLILQRNRIIHNQATKVAEKASNKASLSGSVAGDDEDPPLSIIDEVKAKGKRNASSASVKIKGKQRVHQEKKPTTSKPTKEVSKPRHSDRMALDFDLDDDDDDAEEDTLIDALLDRRHMSSKQSGPEPAESFSSLFPSRIASQPIHRRSTMQSESQHNSKSNRYSPYGSHNSKSTSPVKDTHRSRHNGHPRNMLQQAWKAISSTDPLVDSDDEVGGDEFTRQDYIQRLKVINQLSQQRWPYERSPYSSSITAEPN from the exons ATGGCGGCTTCGCGGAGGACGAGTCCTGCGCCGGCGGCGACTCAGCGAAGAGTGATACCCATCAAACGCGCAGATGGCGAACCTCTGACTCGTGTGGATATCCAGTACGACTTTCTTCAAGCCGTCTTTGATAACACCCAAGAAGTATTCTCCGACCCATACGCGGCTGGCACGGACGGAAAGAAGTTGACCTTCCGCGAGCTTTACATCAAAGCTATTCTCAACTCTCCAAAGGCGACTAAAGCCCTTAAAGACAAGCTTAATGAATCGCCTACATTCACCTTGGACTTCGCAATGCTTGCGCTGCTAGTCAATGTTGGACGCGTCAATACTACCATGAGCT TCTTTCCTGAAATGAAGACTGCTATTCGAACATATCATCCTATTCCATCGCTCCAACGAACTAATGGCAACATGCAGGACGCCCCTCGTATTAAGCACATACTGAAGATGAGTCTACTGGCGGAGGAGGCCACAAGTCCACCAGCAACGCCGGCTGACATTCTGGCTCGTTGT AAAACGGGCCCACCTCCTTCGACAAGTGTCACGAACCTTATATTTGTCCTTGCACACCATACTGGG CCAATAGGGCAAGCCCATTTTAATGGGCGGATAGACTTTCTTGATCTATTCCTTCGCCCCGATGTTTCTTCAGCATCCCGTGCAAAGGCTTTCCTTTGGCTTTGCTATAACTATCTGGAATCACCCTCTTCCGAAGATGATTATGATGAGGAACCATCGCCTAACCCATTTGCTGATTCATCAAAGCAGTTTTCCCCTCCTTCCATTACAACACTCACTCCAGAagaagtagaagaagaaaatcaagaaCCTCCTGAAGAAGTCGCTCTTGCTCAAAAGCTTATACTTCAGAGAAACCGTATCATACATAACCAGGCCACGAAAGTGGCCGAGAAGGCCTCCAATAAGGCGTCCCTTAGTGGGAGTGTTGCtggcgatgatgaagatCCACCTCTGTCCATTATCGATGAAGTCAAAGCCAAAGGCAAACGAAATGCGAGCAGCGCTTCTGTTAAGATTAAAGGGAAGCAGCGTGTACATCAAGAGAAGAAACCTACCACCTCGAAACCCACTAAAGAGGTTTCGAAACCCCGACACTCGGATAGAATGGCTCTAGACTTTGACctcgatgacgacgatgatgatgctgaGGAGGACACCTTGATCGATGCATTGTTGGACC GACGGCATATGTCATCAAAGCAATCGGGGCCAGAGCCAGCTGAATCTTTTTCAAGTTTGTTTCCTTCCCGTATTGCTTCACAACCAATACATCGACGCAGCACCATGCAATCTGAAAGTCAACATAACTCAAAGTCGAATCGATACTCGCCATATGGTTCACACAATTCCAAATCAACTTCTCCGGTAAAAGACACACATCGCTCACGTCACAATGGGCATCCACGCAACATGCTGCAAC AGGCATGGAAAGCGATATCGTCAACTGATCCCCTTGTTGATTCTGATGATGAAGTTGGCGGTGATGAATTCACCCGCCAAGATTACA TCCAGCGGTTGAAAGTTATCAACCAACTTTCACAGCAACGGTGGCCATACGAACGGTCGCCGTATTCATCTAGCATCACTGCCGAACCTAATTAG
- a CDS encoding Septin-like protein spn3 (Septin homolog spn3): MSFAGRRRGNKAKKGVQFTLMVVGASGTGRTTFVNTLCESEVLAHKVSDTPELAHVEEGIRIKPVTVELEEDGVRISLTIVDTPGFGDNIDNEFAFQEIVGYLERQYDDILAEESRIKRNPRFRDNRIHALLYFIPPTGHALREMDIELMRRLSPRVNVIPVIGKADSLTPSELKGFKKRIMEDIENYDIPVYNFPYDVEEDDEETIQDNSELRALLPFAVIGSEEEIEIDGQPVRARIYPWGIAEVDNPKHSDFSRLRSALLNSHLADLKSLTHDLLYETYRTEKLSRTVHSADPHDSSILPEELASQSVRLKEEQLRREEEKLREIEVKVQREINEKRQELLAKEESLRNLESRLAAQGSQGEFRE; the protein is encoded by the exons ATGTCGTTCGCTGGCAGGCGCAGAGGaaacaaagcaaagaaggGTGTTCAGTTCACCTTGATGGTGGTTG GTGCTTCGGGAACCGGTCGAACCACCTTTGTGAACACCCTTTGCGAGTCTGAGGTCTTGGCCCACAAGGTTTCTGACACTCCCGAGCTTGCACACGTTGAAGAAGGCATTAGAATTAAGCCAGTCACCGTCG AGCTCGAGGAGGACGGTGTCCGCATTTCGCTGACCATTGTTGACACTCCTGGATTTGGCGACAACATTGACAACGAGTTTGC TTTCCAGGAGATTGTTGGCTACCTCGAACGCCAATATGATGATATCCTTGCAGAAGAGTCAAGGATTAAACGTAACCCTCGTTTCAGAGACAACCGAATTCACGCTCTTTTATATTTCATCCCCCCCACCGGACATGC TTTAAGAGAGATGGATATTGAACTCATGCGTCGCCTTTCGCCCCGTGTCAACGTGATTCCTGTGATCGGCAAGGCAGACTCTTTGACCCCCAGCGAATTGAAGGGATTCAAGAAGAGG ATCATGGAAGACATTGAAAACTACGACATCCCTGTCTACAACTTCCCCTACGAcgtggaggaagatgacgaagagaCTATTCAGGACAACAGTGAACTCAGG GCACTTCTCCCATTTGCCGTTATTGGCTCGGAGGAAGAAATTGAGATTGACGGACAGCCCGTTCGGGCACGGATCTACCCCTGGGGTATCGCAGAAGTTGACAACCCGAAGCACTCTGACTTTAGCCGACTCAGGAGCGCGCTGCTCAA CTCGCACCTGGCTGATTTGAAATCGCTGACGCACGATCTCCTGTACGAAACGTACCGCACGGAGAAGCTGTCGAGGACAGTTCACTCTGCCGATCCACA CGACTCTTCTATCCTTCCCGAGGAACTTGCGTCGCAAAGCGTTCGTCTCAAAGAAGAACAGCTGCGCCgcgaggaagaaaag TTGCGGGAGATCGAGGTCAAGGTGCAACGAGAGATCAACGAGAAGCGACAGGAGCTGCTTGCAAAAGAAGAGTCGTTGAGGAACCTGGAGAGCCGACTTGCAGCACAGGGGTCGCAAGGAGAGTTTCGGGAGTAG
- a CDS encoding Homocitrate dehydratase, mitochondrial translates to MVPRISSPARLLRRSFATHVPRERDCTSITPPYALLIQKLDRVRKLLNRPLTLSEKILYSHIIDPETSLASNGRIRGEAYLQLAPERVAMQDASAHLQFMSAGLSQCAVPTSIHCDHLIQALDGAESDLKRSIVTNREVFDFLQSAAQKYGIEFWRPGSGIIHQIVLENYAAPGMLMLGTDSHTPNAGGLGMLAIGVGGADAVDAMTGTPWELKAPTVIGIHLTGKLNGWTTPKDLILHLAGKLTVRGGTGSILEYYGPGVTSQSCTDKTSTGLATIANMGAEVGATTSTFPYSSNMREYLKATGRASVAASADQAASQGFLSADEGAQYDDNLSDLEPTINGPFTPDLATPISKFGKFIEEQGWKDEFSAGLIGSCTNSSYEDMTSVADLARQAKSAGLTTKVPFLCTPGSEQIRATMERDNVTSTLQDVGALWQRVDKKGEENAILTSFNRNFKSRNDGNNRTMNFLASPTVVTAMAFSGKLSFNPLVDSITLPSGEAFKFMPPSGQDLPSNGFTLGDQSYYPVPMPKPQPEVEVVIKKDSQRLEILEPFKSPFESSSKLELPPLKVLLRVRGKCTTDHISAAAINDEGGDMNVAFDRDNNTSGTIPEIAKSFKARQQPWAIIVDENYGEGSAREHAALQPRFYGCAMILARSFARIHETNLKKQGVLPLWFVDKNDYSRIGSGDLLETIGLADVFAGKPDASVRIKVTKLDGTVFEIATKHTMSADQLKWLKAGSALNYIRSTKV, encoded by the exons ATGGTGCCGCGAATAAGTAGTCCTGCTCGTCTGCTCCGTCGCTCCTTTGCCACACATGTTCCTCGTGAGAGAGACTGTACTTCAATTACCCCTCCTTATGCTTTGCTTATTCAAAAGCTCGACCGCGTTCGCAAGCTCCTGAACAGACCCTTGACCCTGTCGGAAAAGATCCTCTATAGTCACATTATAGATCCAGAGACCTCTCTAGCTTCAAATGGGAGAATAAGAGGGGAAGCCTATCTTCAGTTGGCTCCTGAGCGAGTTGCAATGCAAGATGCCTCTGCACA CCTTCAGTTCATGAGTGCTGGGCTTTCCCAATGCGCCGTCCCAACGAGCATTCACTGTGACCATCTTATTCAAGCTCTCGACGGTGCCGAATCCGATCTGAAG CGCTCAATAGTCACCAATCGAGAAGTTTTCGATTTTTTGCAAAGTGCTGCTCAGAAATATGGCATCGAGTTTTGGAGGCCTGGTTCAGGCATCATCCATCAAATAGTACTCGAGAACTACGCAGCTCCAGGAATGCTTAT GTTGGGAACAG ATTCACACACACCGAATGCTGGAGGCCTTGGTATGCTTGCTATCGGAGTAGGTGGTGCTGATGCCGTTGATGCAATGACGGGAACACCCTGGGAACTGAAAGCCCCTACTGTTATCG GGATTCATCTGACTGGAAAACTGAATGGCTGGACAACACCCAAGGACCTCATTCTTCATCTTGCTGGCAAGCTGACAGTCAGG GGAGGAACGGGTAGCATTTTGGAATATTACGGGCCCGGCGTTACTTCTCAGTCTTGCACTG ACAAAACATCAACAGGTTTGGCCACTATCGCGAATATGGGAGCAGAGGTTGGGGCGACTACTTCAACTTTTCCATATTCGTCGAATATGCGTGAATACCTGAAAGCCACTGGTCGCGCATCCGTGGCTGCTTCTGCCGACCAAGCTGCGTCTCAGGGCTTCCTTAGTGCCGATGAAGGAGCTCAGTATGACGAT AATTTGTCTGACCTCGAACCTACCATCAACGGCCCTTTCACCCCTGATCTTGCAACCCCTATCTCGAAGTTTGGTAAATTCATCGAAGAACAAGGGTGGAAGGATGAATTTTCTGCTGGGCTCATTGGATCATGTACTAATAGTTCTTATGAAGACATG ACTAGTGTAGCAGATTTGGCCAGACAGGCGAAGTCTGCTGGACTCACCACTAAGGTCCCTTTTCTTTGTACACCCGGCTCGGAACAGATTCGCGCGACTATGGAACGTGACAACGTTACCTCTACCCTTCAAGACGTTGGAGCGTTG TGGCAACGCGTGGATAAAAAGGGCGAAGAAAATG CTATTCTTACCAGCTTTAatcgcaacttcaagtccaGGAACGATGGCAATAACCGCACGATGAACTTCCTAGCTTCCCCTACTGTTGTTACAGCAATGGCATTCTCCGGAAAGCTTTCTTTCAATCCTCTTGTAGATTCTATCACTCTTCCTTCAGGTGAGGCCTTTAAGTTCATGCCTCCATCTGGACAAGATCTCCCTTCAAACGGATTCACCCTTGGGGATCAATCCTACTATCCTGTGCCAATGCCGAAGCCTCAacctgaggttgaggtcgTTATCAAGAAAGATTCGCAGAGGCTGGAAATCTTGGAACCGTTCAAAAGTCCTTTTGAATCTAGCTCAAAACTTGAACTGCCTCCTCTGAAGGTCCTCCTTCGTGTCCGCGGAAAATGTACAACTGACCATATCTCTGCGGCT GCTATCAACGACGAAGGGGGTGATATGAATGTCGCTTTCGACAGGGACAATAATACTTCTGGCACCATTCCCGAAATTGCCAAAAGCTTTAAAGCTCGCCAGCAACCATGGGCAATTATCGTTGATGAGAACTACGGAGAGGGGTCGGCTAGAGAACACGCCGCTCTTCAGCCTCGATTTTATG GATGTGCCATGATTTTGGCCAGGTCGTTTGCTCGAATCCACGAGACGAACCTGAAG AAACAAGGGGTTCTCCCTCTGTGGTTCGTCGACAAAAATGATTATTCGAGGATAGGCTCCGGAGATTTATTGGAAACTATTGGGCTTGCTGACGTCTTTGCCGGTAAACCTGATGCGTCTGTACGGATCAAGGTCACCAAGCTAGATGGCACTGTGTTTGAAATCGCAACCAAACATACTATGTCTGCAGACCAGCTCAAGTGGCTCAAAGCAGGCTCTGCATTGAATTATATTCGATCTACAAAAGTTTAG